The window ATTGTTGCTCATGGCCAAATAATGTGACCGTGCATTTACTCCACCTACAGATTTGTTTTAACGGACCTGGCAGATTAGGTCAGAGACGACTTCATGGTGAAAGGCCGTTTCTGAGACTTTGGCAGCACCTTTTACTTCTCTTTACTCTGGTGATGCATCACAGTCTGGAGGAACACCAAGTGCTGCAATACCTGAAAACTGGTTGGGTAGCCTCCGGAGAAAAGCCTTGCCAGctaaaacttggaaaaaaaaacagcaaatgttgTACAACAGAATGTTCTCTTTTATAATGACGTTCTGTTGAGTTTTGTTTCACGTCTGCTTCTTCTTCCGACAATGTCTTGTGTCTTCCTCACAGTCCTCGATGGAAAGTTTTCACGGATTCGCCGTCCCAACTCCCACCGTCCCTGTCCTGCCCCCTGCCAGCGGTCCTAAGGTCAACGGCTCAGGTAACCGTCCTGCTAACCCTCAGTGTTTACTTTAGGTTTATGGTGCCTGCAAGGCAGTCATCCGTGTCTTTGGAAAGGCTGAGGTCATTTATGGTCCTTGTAGTCAGACTCTGCTGATGGATCACAGCTATCAGAGGGGAGAATCATTCAGGTCGGGTAAATGTTTGGCCAGGCTTAATATCCGCCCTGAAAGTGTCCCAActgcagtaaataaaaaaaaagaatcattttatttttaaagcttaaattaatgttttttaatcattttttggttttatcatGTCCCACAACAgttactgactgcaaggaccggatgtttttttagctattcttcttttttacgaTGACTTTCAGGGAAAATGTGAATCCCACTACATACTCATAAACTCACCAAAATGTGCGCTCATGtagcacaaagctaaatcagggtcagacaggcaaaagtcGTTcatgagcatgggatcatccaagaaaaGACTAGAGCTGTCGGAGttcaggtgagggtcagggcaggcagcaatcAATCAAggataaagcagggtcagaaacagagggtcaggtccagatagaaacgctcagtaatgcagacagggtggtacaaacaatacttcgcacacaGCGAGGCTCTGTGGAGTGCTTAAGTTATcttgtgggtgattggcaaatgagagtcagCCAAGTCGGTgaccagaggaggagacagagcCACCTTCAGAAAATATCACAAATCTCTAATTAaagaaataactaaaaatattctaaaaaatatatttagatgtCCCAGACTTAAGACTTGATGGAAATTTTGTGGTAAAGTGTGAAATGTATcagtttttttcacaatatgagaaaaaaaatgttttgtttgagcCATTTCCACCAAATTCCCCCCACATACCACCAGGTTAGGTCTTCAACCACAACGGTTGCTTCATTGACCTCTCATTGACTCTTTAGAATcttttagaaatttaaaaaactccTACGATTTTGATCTATCAGCTTCTAACTCTGCGAGCTTCTTTGGGAAGCtacttgagaaaaaatatagGAATTAGAAGTTGTTGATTTTGTTAGGGTGGCGAGCTTGAAAAGTGGCGTTTCCCTGTGGCTGgcacattttttacagtaatgTTGTGAAAATCTAATATATGAGTcactggctcaagctgaactaAACATCATAACATATGATACAATTCTATTATGAATGTGGGTGgggttgacaaaaaaacattgatgtgTATTATTTACTGGATTAAACagggtgttgacgtcacccatagaataTGCCTTACCTGGGGCCCTCGCGAAATGAGGCTAAAGCCCGCCGCCATGGCTGCCTGTTTGTCTGCCCCCATTTTGTaaacgttggaggtggggccagcagacaccacatgcttttactgaggcttccaatggtcagtttataacttgaataacttgcgataaagaaaaaatatcttaaaaaaaattaggatcaaAAAGAAGATGTTAGAATTCATCAGAGCAAGAATcgttgccaaaaaaaagaatggttgccaaggaaatcagaaatgttacttttgccaattcttctaaaacttaaataaatgtgtttgtcatccctaggcgaccaaaaaatgaaatggttgctatggagaaaaaactacaaataagcTGCCATtctgaaacaaagttttttttttcatcaatttggCTCGTGCAGTTCTGACTAGGGCAGTTCTGACTAGGGTGACTGGAGAAGAAGAGGGAGAGAATAATGTGCATCTAGTAGCAGCTCATAAAGTGAGGTTGGATCAAAGGGGAGTGGCTTGGGTGGGGGCGGGCcatactgattttatttttactttttaaaaagtttcgtcttttgattttttgctTTCAACTTTTACCACCATTTCCACAAAAGAACTTTAACCACATCACACAAAACATTTCTCGTCcttcattcagtttttttttgtttgtttcctttagtGACCAAAGATCAGATGCCCAACGGGTCGGTTCTGTCCGGACCTTCTCTCTCCCCGAGTGAAGCAtttgttcctcctcctccatcaatggcacctccacctcctcctccttctgtggcacctccagctcctcctaATGTTTTCGTCCCGCCTCCACCCGACTTTCTGGGCGACCTCAACACTCTGGACATGGCAGCCCTTCAACCTCCGTCAATGCCTGCACCAAACCCTCCTTTCACTCCACCAGCCACGAAGGAGGAGGATTTGTCCCTCCTAAAGCCACCTCCCATGGCCCCACCGAAGCCTCCATCCACCAGCTCCACTGGCTCTTCATCTTCTAGACCTCCCTCTGTCCCCATTTCAAAGGATCCACCACTCGTCTCACCACAGCCGCCTGCAGAGAGGCAACACAAGTCGTTCAAGACTCCGCCTCCGAAACCTTTAAGAACATCGTCGGCCTTCAGCTTCGACTCCCCACCGCACACTCCTGCACCAACACCCCCCCACCGCACAGCCACCGTCTCCACCTTCAATCCCCAAACCACTGCCAAGGTTTATGACATTCCAAAGACCACGTTTCTCAAAGACAGTGAGGATCACAGCGCTACTAAGCCCAAGCACATGCTGATCCTTGAGGACCCTGAATCTGGAGCCCCCGTTACTGTGCTTGTGAGTGGAGACAAAAAGGCCCCCGCAGTCGCGACACCCCCCACCAAACCAGTTCCTAAAGATGAGGAGAAGAAGTTAGAACCCATCCCGCCTCAGGCTCCTCTGCCTGAGACTCACAAGGAGCCCAAAACAAACACCGTGTCGAGTCAGTCCGAGACCCCTAAACCGCCGGAGTCTCCAAAGCTTCAGCGAGTGACCAACGTTCAGCTTCAGACCGGTCCAAATCAAAGCCGCCATGTCAGTCCAATCCTGGATCGTAAACTCCGGAATCTGAAGGCCAATGAAATCCCAGGAGCACGAGAGaactcctcctcatcttcattgTCTCCATTAGCTCTCCTACAAGCAGCCAAGGAAAGAGAGAGACTCCGAACAAGTCAGCCTTTGTCACGGGAGAGCAGCACCAAGAGCGAGGCGTCCAGCTCTCACCGGAGCTCCTCCCCTTCAGGGTCCTTCACTGTCACCCCAGCAGCGGAATCGTCTTCTCCAGCTCCTGTGAGAGTGTTGGACAGGACAAAGCCTGCACAAATTCAGACTCCAGAAAAACCCAAAAGTCCTGCGCCATTCCGGGAACTTGTGCCTTCGTCCACTCCGGCCCCCAACAGACCCACAGCATCTTCACCGGTGTTACCTGAGCAGAAGCCGAGTCCAGCCCTCGACCCCGCAGACCCCCCAACCGAGGAGCTGAATATCCCCCTGCTGCCCCCGCCCCCAGAGTTTGATGATTTCAGCGATGTAACCCAGCCTCCCCCTGCTGTTTGCCCACCTGATCCACCAGTGAAGAAAAATACATCAGTTGTGGCTTCTCCAACCCCAGTCCCCGGACCTCCTTCCAAAACTGCTCCCTCTGCAAatccaccacctcctccaaacACTGCACCTCCTGCAAATCCACCACCTCCTTCCAAAACTGCTCCCTCTGCAAatccaccacctcctccaaacACTGCACCTCCTGGAAatccaccacctcctccaaaaACTGCTCCCTCTGCAAatccaccacctcctccaaacACTGCACCTCCTGCAAATccagcacctcctcctcctccaacgCTCCCACGTCCTGACAAACACGTCAAACCAAAGCCTCAAGTCCAGACAAAGCCCAAACTGGAGCACAGTCAGCTCCCGACCGCTCAGTCTCCCAGCCAGGCAACTCTAGTCAGCATATTACAAAGGAAGATGTTGGAGATGGACCAGAAGATGACCCCGGTGAAGATGGCCGAGCCCACCGACGACTGGGTCACCAGTCCAAATGAGGACGACAAAAAGATCCCTGTAGTGGCCAGAGCCAAGCCCCAGAACCAAAGCACCCCTGTTCCCGGCAAAGCAACTACTCTGGACATGAAGGAGCTGGAGAACAAAGTGGTGAAAAAATACCAGAGCAGCAAAGCTCCTACCAGGTAAGAATGGCAGCCCTCAAACTAACAATCAGCTGCTCGTATGTTTGTTGATGTTCACTCTGTTTGTTTTCCCCTCACAGCAACGGGCCGCAGTTCAAACAGCAGTACGGCAAGACCTTCAACATCCGGCCTGGAACCAAACAGCCCATAACACTCGTTACTAACGGGGACACTTAGGGACCTCCCGAGTgagcttttcattttcttaaatcaTGTGCTGTGTAGAGGTATTGTAGggttgtaaatgtaaaatacaaTAATGTACAGTCTCATGACTAAACGTCCTTCTGCTGTTACATGTGTGATATTTAAGTTTTCTGACACAAATCTGTTCCTCACATTTACTGATCTGAAGCTTCATGTTGCTCTTCTGCAGtggcttttttaaataaatgtagctATACATGTATATTTGAGCTTGTATGATagttaataaaaatagttttatgaaCATTATTGTGTTTATTAGTTTGATTGTGTAAAGTAATCTACTGTTCTACTGCAAACCTACTAATCTACTGCAAACTACTGTTCTTCTTTatcattctttttctttttcttcttattcCTCTGGacgttttttgtctgcttttaacttctgcaatttttttgtttttctgcaattcaaCAAAACTGTTGCAATTTCTACCATTCAAATCCAAACTTTCTGCAGACATAACTTCTGCATTCTTTATGCTATTCTAAAAATTCAAACCTACTTGTTGcctctaaagacccactccaatgaaaatcctctttttgctgtttttaacatgttcttataccAATTTCATCATAAAGAAGGACATATAAAAGGGAAATGAAAGCTttgaattgcatttctgagtatttctgtcaCAGCTGGGTAAGCAGGAGGAAACCCAGATGTGGGAAAAAGTCACAAGCACATCAGAGGCAGAGTCCCAGggcttttatttacaaaagccATACAAAACAAACTTACAGAGCTCAGGAAGAACAAGCAGGAAACAAAACGAGGCGACACTGAGGGCTGTAGCAGAGTTCTTTAAATATGCAGAGCCTAATTactgaagtgcaggcagctgtgactgcttcCTCAGGAGAATGAgagtcacagcagcctgcacaGACGCACAAGGAAAAAGGAAGCAGAACATGACCgtttctttgttaaaataattgtgaatcaggatcagatgaaaaaaaaatacagtttgaacaAGCTGTGACGCAGGTGCTACACTTTGAGGGGCTACAAGCTCCACCCccttctgatccatccacttccagacaaatagatccatgaacatctttgttttctataTCCGACCTGGCATCTGGTTGAAAACTGTGCAAGTGcctagcttcaatattgctcgccatttttgttccaccgctaatgttatgttgggagtgtgaggagatttaagctagcaggagaacgtGTATTTCTAATCCACTCCTGTCACTTTgtagaaactacgtcctagaaaacttcggtttttattcccattttgactaaaataacaaaataatcataattaaaagaccacagggaatgctttgaaaatagatcaaaagatgtctggagttggtctttaaccTTTAAATACCGGAGTTCCAGTGCTGATGTTCTatgatttactgtaaattttttattgtcagttgaaaagttacagtatgttaaagattttgtgttgaagcgtcaccggcgacgcttcaggtgttaaagagttaaggcttattttttaaccaatcgTTCTGTTTTCATGATACTTCCCTAAAACAATTTACAGTTTAACTTTTTTGATAGAATTTAGTCACAAACTCCTTCAATATTTAATCCAGATCAGGCTATCTAAACATAAAAGTTATAAAgtaacatttaaagttaaagtcccaatAGTTGTCAAGAACCTCGGTGTGGGAAATTTGTTTTCCatccctgggggaggggtgaggtgcagacacagctgcgctctgTAACTATTTGATGGTTTAAgaccccaatccaaccccttattAACACCGAGGGTCAAGCAGGGAGTCATGGATTTGAGCTCACagccttccagtctcagggcggacactctaccataaGGCCACAGAGCCTTTATAAATCCCATTCAAGTCTAGTACTCTACCAGTTCCAAATCCTGTGTAGTCCATAAACAAAACTGTGATATATTCTATAAAGCAAACACTGCAGTGGCCTAATTCAACCTTTATGAAGCCGAGATGCTGTAAAAAGATTAGCAATCAGCCATAACCAATCGTGTTTGACACGTTCTGCAACAGTCTGAACTGCGTGTGATAATTAGTAACCTAAGCTATAGTGTTATCAAATGGACGATGAGCAGCTTATCTTCATGGTAGAACACCTACAGTTCTCCGACCTGCTAACGGCTTTCTCACAGACACGATTAACACCAAGTCATCCAACAACGCTGACAGTTCTACTGTTTATGTGGAACTAAATACAGGCTGCTCTAAAAGCTTAATGTCTTCACTATGGAGACAGTGTTAAAAAGGGACTTTGAACATGCACTACTTTTACCATCCACTAGATGGTGCAGCAGCATGAGCGAGAGACAGTATTTTAAAACCGTCAATATTCCCTTAAGGGGGTCGTAAcatgaaaaatccacttttttaaaaatctttaaagtgtattctactgttcattcttcagtataaacaacctcaaagtggtattttgatccgttcatgcatttctgagtaatccactaaaaacctgcagtctcaacagcccctcccatacccacaaaaacgagcaggtcctcacatgatgacatcacaagCTGAGagccgccccctccaggaaaagGCTGCTCTGCCCCAGGCTATcccctggtggagaaaaggaagAGACTATtctttggtggagaaagggagcaggccatttcctggtggaaaaaagggacaagactattttctggtggagaaaaTGACAAGACTACTTACTGATGGAGGAAAGGAGCAGGTtattttttggtggaaaaagggACAAGACTATTTACTGgtagagaaagggagaagactattccTTGGTGGAGAGAAGGGGCAGGCTATTTTCTGGTGGGAAAAAGGGACAAAACTATTTTCTGCTGGAGAAAATGACAAGACTATTTACTGATGGAGAAAAGGAGcaggctatttcctggtgggaaaAGGGACAGGACTATTTACTGGCAGAGAAAATGAGCtgactattttctggtggagaaaaggagcagGCTATTTACTAGTGGAGAAAGGGACAAGACTATCTACTGGAAGAGAAAAGGAGAAGACTATTTACTGGTGGTATCtagagaaagggagaagactatttcctggtaaaaGTAGAGTGCGGCGATTTAGAACTGGtctgaacatggattattgagcataGAAGGAAAGGTGTGTGCGTCTCCAGGAAAGTGATGCACTTTAGAGCACAGTGATTTTTGATAAGGAGATTAGTGATGCCTCTAAGAGAACAGAAACGTTTATAgacagtgctaatcagaacaatttTCTCAGCATTTCAATAAgtcctgaaatgttcatatggtgttgtctacatttttagaccgaatttcaccacaaaatgaaccgattagccatcaccattctctCTGGgccaaattttggggataaatGCCCGAACTACACACTATCcacatcaatttatttatttatttaggacagctctggatgacatcatgaagtggGTGTCACCCTCagggagcgaaaggcggagcctcacagattacaaaaataactaattttccataatttgttttttttgtgctaaaaatgtaatatatggatatagtttactctgtaagacttaagaaaatcctggtTTGGCTCCTTTAAGAAAAGGCTTCTGTTGATGGTTGAAGGAACACCACCCACCTGCAGACTGTGTCGTCTTTCAGAATGAAACagctttattgtgaaaggatGTAATACAAAgaggtaaataaaaacaaaagtgttacaGGAGAAACGGTGACTGCATGTTTCTCTAAAAGTGTGAACATCTGTCTAACAAAACCAGTCTATCATGTGATCACGCTCCTTTGGGGTTTAGGGTGGATACGGCAGAACTCCTTCCACACTAAAAACGAATTCACCCTCATCTTAGGCTGTTCAGTCGTGGGACATgagtttaacagaaaaaaaacaaaaacatttgaaggtgTCTTGCTGCCATCTAGAGTCAAAGTGGTGGAGAAATGTCTTCCTGTgctttgttacaaaaaaaagtttgactgaaAAGATACAGAAATGaggtttactttgaaaatccacACAAACTCCTACAGAGTTCAAACGTCCCGTTAGGGGTTAGGAGGTCCAGCTGCTGCATCCACCGAGTGGTGAAGGACCAGATGATCCCAGCCCACCGTGGTGAGGCTGCCGGAGTCGCCATGGCGCCAGCACACTCCTTTGACGAAGTCCTGGTGTCTCCGATCTCGGAGGCTAAAACAAGCAAAGGCGTTGGTTCAATTCTACTCTCACACCGAtggagatgaagatgaaggGAAATAAAACTCACATTTCTTGGAGGTCAGAGTTGAGAACGGCGAGAGAACCGTCATCACTGATGGAGGCCAGAAACGAGTCGCtgagcaaataaaaatgaaggttaCTCAGCAGGATGAAAACGGTGCAGAGCGGTTTGAGGCGACGGATCTGAACCTGTGGGTGGAGAAGGCGAGCCCGTTCACCCTGCGACAGTGAACCTGCTCCACCCGAGCAGCGTCAGTACCCAGGAAGTCCTTCACGTGGACACTGCCGACTTCATCACCTGAGGAAAACAAATGAGCTGGAGCGGGAATCTGAGCGGAGCAAAGATCTGCTGGGGAAGCTTACCGACAGCTATGGTGCTTCTGTGGTGGGGGTGCCAGGCCACGACGGTGGGGGAGCAgctggcaggtttgatatctgACATGAAAAAGTGTCAGTTTGATTAGAGTCCACCAATTCAGGACAGAAATACTCTGATCTGAAAGCCTTCACTCCCAGAAACCCCCACTGACCCTCCGAtctgggtcatttttgacccatcTTGTTGTACGTGGATTTGTAAATCatgcaatatattttgtgcataaaaatattttccagaactgATCTCTTCCTGTCTGGAGTGCCTCCGATTCGTGGCTCTCCCCTGAGCGCTGGTCCCAGTCACAGGGAAatcaggaaaatatttttattttttaaagatttacgtgtttcaaaaatgctttttttttagacttttttgaattaattatcaggtatatttgtttaataaagtgagaaaaattatcaccagataatattcacaatctaagatCAAAGCGGCTgatgagaaaactctgatgacccagcattctagcagcatttaaacgcatcactcacagaCGAATTTTGGACACGTGTTTTTAATCGGTCATTTGTgcgtattttttaaagatttgtgcgtgtagttagtttcaagctgttgaaatattaatttgtgtatgtgtaaattgtattttattgtattttattttattttatacttgCGCACAAATATATTGTATTAGTTACAGATGAGGAATCACACATGGACCAGTTGGgatgagtgtttttttattttctctctccATAGCAATATGCTCctaaaagtgtaattttaactgttaaagTGCAGAATAATGTTAGATTTTAAGTATATAAACCAAAACAATTCAATGTCATCGGAAGTAACCGacttttcaaattgtgtttttatttttaaagttaaactatttagtgttaaaaaaaaatatcctcaaGTTCAGTTTACTGAACtaaatcgtaaaaaaaaaaaaaaaagtgttttaaatatagtcaagaattaatttaaaaaatatactggatatttaatttggaatattttagaaaatgttgagaGGAAGAACTGGAACGagagttttttaggtttttctactaaagatgaaaacagtttATAAAACGCGTCTGTTGGAAACATTGTAGTGAGTTTAGATTTAAGgattgaaagtgttttttagttGTTCCTTTTTTACTCAGATCTTGTTGTGTCTTCATTTACCGCATATtataactagggctgtcagatttgtcgtgttaaaaacgcattaatctgacgtgtgcttgatgctgac is drawn from Oryzias melastigma strain HK-1 linkage group LG5, ASM292280v2, whole genome shotgun sequence and contains these coding sequences:
- the LOC112145808 gene encoding basic proline-rich protein, whose protein sequence is MKKRSLNLLGRKSESLFGPSVEVEDRDNVELWLAPSAIPESGMASVRARPTVKHLPSSMESFHGFAVPTPTVPVLPPASGPKVNGSVTKDQMPNGSVLSGPSLSPSEAFVPPPPSMAPPPPPPSVAPPAPPNVFVPPPPDFLGDLNTLDMAALQPPSMPAPNPPFTPPATKEEDLSLLKPPPMAPPKPPSTSSTGSSSSRPPSVPISKDPPLVSPQPPAERQHKSFKTPPPKPLRTSSAFSFDSPPHTPAPTPPHRTATVSTFNPQTTAKVYDIPKTTFLKDSEDHSATKPKHMLILEDPESGAPVTVLVSGDKKAPAVATPPTKPVPKDEEKKLEPIPPQAPLPETHKEPKTNTVSSQSETPKPPESPKLQRVTNVQLQTGPNQSRHVSPILDRKLRNLKANEIPGARENSSSSSLSPLALLQAAKERERLRTSQPLSRESSTKSEASSSHRSSSPSGSFTVTPAAESSSPAPVRVLDRTKPAQIQTPEKPKSPAPFRELVPSSTPAPNRPTASSPVLPEQKPSPALDPADPPTEELNIPLLPPPPEFDDFSDVTQPPPAVCPPDPPVKKNTSVVASPTPVPGPPSKTAPSANPPPPPNTAPPANPPPPSKTAPSANPPPPPNTAPPGNPPPPPKTAPSANPPPPPNTAPPANPAPPPPPTLPRPDKHVKPKPQVQTKPKLEHSQLPTAQSPSQATLVSILQRKMLEMDQKMTPVKMAEPTDDWVTSPNEDDKKIPVVARAKPQNQSTPVPGKATTLDMKELENKVVKKYQSSKAPTSNGPQFKQQYGKTFNIRPGTKQPITLVTNGDT